A stretch of DNA from Falsibacillus albus:
GGAATTTTTTTATGAAGTATGAGAAAATATAAATACCAGTCTGACTAAGTCCGGCACTACTCGTAAAATGCCATGCGACCTTGCACAAGCATTCGAGCGAAAGGTGCGAGCGAGCCCACCACTCGGTAAGCGAGCATCCTTCCGTGGAAATCAACATTGCACACTCTTGAAAGGATAGTAACAAGCTTGACGAATAGAGCCTTATAAATAAATACCCCAATCATTATAGCGGTGAATCGGGTGCAATACAACTCCACATAATCAGAAAGGGGAACATTAGGGTGAATGCAAAAATAATCTGGCTTTACAAAGGGCCTGTCACAATTGAACTTGAATCGGAATTTATTCCATTCGAAAAAATCGAAGTATTATTGAAGGATATCAATCGAACTGGAAGAGTGAAAGACATTACCATTGAAGATGAGATGGGAAACAAATGGAATCAAAAAGAATTCAGCAAACTCCAGTCAAAAGTTGAGGAAGAAGCACATAACGTAGTAGTATACTTTGATGGAGGTTACAATAAAGATGAAAGAATAGCGGGGGTCGGTGTCGTTATATACTATGAAAAGGGAAATGATTCTTGGAGAATAAGAATGAATGAACGGCTGGAACAGCTGGAATCAAACAATGAAGCTGAATATGCGGCGTTGTATACTTCTCTTTCCGTCCTTCAGGAACTAGATGTAGCGAAAATTCCATGTACATTCAGAGGAGATTCCCATGTGGTTTTGAACCAATTATCAGGAGAATGGCCATGTTTTGACGATCAATTAAACAAATGGCTGGATCGGATCGAAGAAAAAATCAAAGAACTTGGAATAAAGTTCATAGCAGAGCCGATTCATCGAAACGAAAATAAAGAAGCAGATAAGCTTGCAAGTCAGGCGATAGAGAATATAAGTGTTTACAGCCATGCGCAGATCAATCAAAGTGATGAATAGTGAAAGGATTGTCATTAAGTGAAAAGACAGGAAATCTTTACAGAAGTGGAAGAGATTTTATCGAAATATTGTAATGAATGCTTTCTTAAAGCACATCACCGTAAAGAATATGGAAAATCATTTGCCCACAAATTTTGCATTAAGCAATGCACGGTGGGGCAGCAGTTGAAAAAATACGGGGATAGGCTCTCCTGATTGATAAGGCTCAAGAAAAGAGCCGGGGGCCAATATTTCAACGCGTCAAAACATCTATTTACACTTAAAATCGGCAGTAGGATTTTAACAACATACTTTTCGAAAACAGCCGTTGATAAAGACAAAATAAAAAGGCTGACAATTGTCAGCCTTGAAATAATCATCTATTATAATTTAACTACGTTAGCAGCTTGAGGTCCACGGTTTCCTTCAACGATTTCAAAAGAAACTTCTTGACCTTCTTCTAATGATTTGAAACCTTCGCCTTGAATTGCAGTGAAATGTACGAATACATCGTCTCCGCCTTCAACTTCGATGAATCCAAAACCTTTTTCGTTGTTAAACCATTTTACTTTACCGTTTTGCATGTTTCTGAATCCTCCTAAAATAAACAAGCACACCCGTGCTTTTGGAAATATTATCATTCAAAATACGACCAAGTACCCTATATGTAGTACAAAAATCCGTATGTTAAATGATGATTTAAATATACACTACCGATAATTCATAGTCAAGAACCCCTCCCGAAAATAAAGAAATTTTTCAATAAAAGCGTATTTTTAAAGAATTGTGTCATATTTGCCTTAGACTTTCTTTGCTTGTTTATTTCCTAGCCTTATAGTAAACTTTTATTGATTAAGGAAAAAAAGTTGCGTATTGGAGGGTATTGGATGCCAACACCCAGTATGGAGGATTATATTGAACAAATATATATGTTGATCGAAAATAAAGGTTACGCCAGAGTATCGGATATTGCCGATGCATTATCCGTTCATCCTTCCTCAGTAACCAAAATGGTCCAGAAACTCGATAAAGATGACTATTTGGTATATGAGAAATATAGAGGTTTGATCTTGACACAAAAGGGAAAGAAAATCGGTAAAAGACTTGTATACCGCCATGAGCTTTTAGAACAATTCTTAAAGATGATAGGTGTTAAGGAAGAGCACATTTATGAAGATGTAGAAGGAATCGAACATCATTTGAGCTGGGATTCGATTGATCGAATCGGAGATTTGGTGATGTTTTTCGAAGAAAATCCTGAACGTATCGAAGCGTTGAAGCTCATTCAAGAAAAAAGTGAAGAAGATATGCAATGAAGAAGCTGACCAAGTATAAAGAATGTACCCTGATTGAACTTTGAGGGCTGCGTGAATTCTTTATCAGGTCAGCTTTTTTTATGGTTTTTTCTCATAATGAATGTGTTAATTTAGCTGAAAGGAATCATTGTAAGTTTAAAAGATCGGAGGGAATTCGTTGAAATCCGGATCATCCCCAGCCACACTATCAATGCGCTCGCTTCCATCAGCATTCACTTGGATCGATACATCTGTAATCAGTCCATTTTCTATTTCCTGAATGGCCTTTTGATAGGAAATGATCCTCCCGCTGCTCGTTTCAAAACTGATGATATTGCCCAAATGGTTCCGCTGCACTTTTTCAATCGTTTCCATATATATACCTCAACTTTTATTTTTCAGTATGTCCAAAACAGATTATTCTTAACATAGGCAGGAGAATCTAACATAATCAATAATATATAATGTAAGTGAACTTGTGATATTGGAGTGGATATAATGATGGACGAATGGCGAAAAATGGCTGAAGCTGCATGGAATGACAAAGCTGATCTTTGGAACTCAAACAGTGTGGAAATGTGGAACGCTGGCAGCAGGAAGGATATTATTCCGTTCTTTAAGGAATTTGTGCCTGAAGAAGGACATATCGGGGATTTAGGATGTGGAGACGGATACGGGTCATATCTTTTATCTCAAAATGGCTATAGGGTTACCGGAATGGATTTATCCCCCCGGATGATTGAATTGGCCAATCAAAATCAAAGCGAAAACGAGCGGCTGAGCTTCATTCAAGGTGATTTAACAAACCCTCCATTCAAGGAAGCACAATTGGACGGAATCATGGCCATTAACTCCTTGGAATGGACGAAGGACCCCCTATCTGTATTAAAGGAAATACATAGGATCACCAAGCCGGAAAGCTATGCATTATTTGGGATATTGGGCCCAACTGCTCACCCAAGAAAGAACAGTTTCGGCAGATTGAGAGGGGAAAAGGTTATCTGCAACACAATGATGCCCTGGGAATTTGAACAACTGGCACAGGAAAACGGATGGAAAAAAATTGCTGAGCATCATGTGTATAAAAGAGGTGTCGATACTCATTTTGCCCGGCAATTATCGTCTGAATTGAAACAGGCTCTGACATTTATGACCCTATTTATGCTTCAAAAGCAAAATTTGAAAGGGTGAGCAAATTGGAGGATCGATATTCAATCGATGAATTCATTCAAAAGACACAACAGCAGGATAAAGGTCAAGGGCTATTTGAACTGGAGACCCCGAGATTCCTGGAGGTCAATTTAAATGGTGAGGTTTGGGCAAAATCTGGCTCAATGGTCTCTTATAGAGGAAATGTTAAGTTTGTAAGGGAAGGAATCTTCGAACATGGCATTGGGAAAATGTTCAAAAAAGCCCTCACAGGCGAAGGGACTTCCTTAATGAAAGCTGCTGGAAACGGTAAGCTATACTTGGCCGATCAAGGAAAAAAAGTTTCCATCATTCAATTAAACGGTGAAAGTCTTGTTGTGAATGGAAATGATTTGCTGGTTTTTGAAAGCAATATCCGTTGGGACATCAAGCTGATGAAACGCATCGCCGGGATGCTATCAGGCGGATTGTTCAACGTGAAGCTTGAAGGAACGGGATTGGTAGCTATCACTTCCCATTATGAACCTCTGACTTTGATTGTGGAACCCGGTAATCCCGTCTATACAGATCCGAATGCAACAGTGGCGTGGTCAGGCAATTTACAGCCTGATTTCGTAACGGATATTTCATTTAAAACCTTTTTAGGGAGGGGCAGCGGTGAATCCATTCAAATGAAATTTGAAGGTAATGGATTTGTCGTGGTCCAGCCGTTCGAAGAAGTGTACTTTTCACAACAAAATTAACTGGCTGTTTTCTCGAAGAATATTGTTTTTAACAGTTTTTTTCTTAACGGAATTCATCATATGAAGTTGATTGGAGCGGAAGATGCGGGACTCCGGAGGGAAGAGGGGCCGGGTTAGACCCCGCAGCGAAGCGTGGAGGGGTAAGGCGGATGTTCGATTAAGTCCGGCACGTCGTGTGGCAACATCGAACGACCTCACTTTGTGTGAGGCCCCTCGGAAAGCGAGCATCCTGAAGCGGAAATCAACAACCTTTGTTCAACAGCAACAAACTTTACGCAAAGAGCGTTATTAAAAAAGCCAATAAAAAAATGAAGTATACATATTGGAGGACTAGTTTATGGAAACAAAACCGCTTATGAAATCAGACATTCAAATTGCGCAGGAAGCAGTTCTAAAACCGATATCTGCTATTGCTGAATCTGTTGGACTTACTTTAGATGACATTGAGCAATATGGCAAATACAAAGCAAAACTAAGCTACGAAGCTATCGATAAACTAGCAGTGAAACAGGATGGCAAAGTCATATTGGTGACATCCATCAATCCGACTCCTGCAGGGGAAGGAAAATCTACTGTAACTGTTGGTTTGGGTGATGCGCTGAATCAGTTGGGAAAAAGAACAATGATTGCCATGAGGGAGCCTTCACTTGGACCGACAATGGGAATCAAAGGTGGTGCCACAGGTGGCGGTTATTCACAGGTGCTGCCAATGGAAGATATCAACCTCCATTTCACTGGTGATATCCATGCCATTACATCTGCGAACAATGCCCTTTCAGCCTTGATCGATAATCACATTCACCAAGGGAATTCGTTGAATATAGATGCAAGGAGAATCGTATGGAAGAGGGCACTTGATTTGAATGACCGTGCACTGCGAAAGGTTGTCATTGGTTTGGGAGGACCGGTTCAAGGAGTTCCGAGAGAGGACGGCTTTGATATTACTGTCGCTTCGGAAATCATGGCGGTGCTTTGCCTCTCCAATGATTTGGAAGACTTGAAATCGCGGCTTGCAAAGATGGTCGTTGCCTATACTTATGATAAAGAGCCAGTAAAGGTTGAAGACTTGGGAGTCGAAGGCGCTCTTGCACTGCTTTTGAAGGATGCCTTAAAACCGAACTTGGTCCAGACAATCGAACATTCACCGGCTTTGATTCACGGTGGACCATTCGCCAATATTGCCCATGGATGCAATAGTATAGCTGCAACCAAAACAGCGGCGAAATTAGCAGACTTTGTTGTGACGGAATCAGGATTTGGCGCTGATCTTGGAGCTGAAAAGTTCTTGAATATCAAAACACGTGCTTCCGGCATTCAGCCTAGTGCGGTTGTTGTCGTAGCGACGATTAGGGCGCTGAAAATGCATGGTGGTGCACCGAAGGCCAACCTCCACTTAGAAGATCTTCAGGCATTGGAAAAAGGACTGGAGAATTTGAAAAAGCATACTGAGACCATCGAAAAGTTTGGTTTACCTTTCGTAGTTGCAATCAATCGTTTTGCATTGGATACGGATTTGGAGCTGAAGTTCCTGGCGGAGTGGTGTGAAAAACAAGGAATGGAAGTTGCGCTTACCGAGGTGTGGGAGCATGGTGGAAAAGGCGGCATTCAGCTTGCACAAGCGGTGCTTTCTCAAATTGAAAAAAATGAAAATAATTTCAATTATCTGTATGAACTAACGGATACCATTGAAGAAAAGGTAAATTCGATTGTAAAGAACGTTTATGGTGGAAGCGGAATTGAATTTTCTTCAAAAGCCTTAAGGCAAATGCACGAAATTGAAAAGAATGGGTGGAGTGGCCTGCCTATTTGCATGGCAAAAACGCAATATTCGTTGTCAGATAACCCAGGATTATTGGGGCGTCCATCAAATTTCAAGATTCAGGTAAGGGAGCTGCAGCCGAAACTGGGGGCGGGATTCATTGTGGCGTTGACAGGTGATGTAATGACAATGCCAGGATTGCCGAAAAAGCCTGCTGCACTTGAAATGGATGTAGATAACACAGGAAAAGCCGCCGGTCTATTTTAATAATCCGTGCAGAAAGGAACTTGCGGACCCACTGGCCGCATCAGATAGCAGCTTAATGAACAATGCTCCTTACTGGAAGGCTATTTTTTCAAAGATTGTTGTTTTA
This window harbors:
- the mntR gene encoding transcriptional regulator MntR codes for the protein MPTPSMEDYIEQIYMLIENKGYARVSDIADALSVHPSSVTKMVQKLDKDDYLVYEKYRGLILTQKGKKIGKRLVYRHELLEQFLKMIGVKEEHIYEDVEGIEHHLSWDSIDRIGDLVMFFEENPERIEALKLIQEKSEEDMQ
- a CDS encoding formate--tetrahydrofolate ligase, whose product is METKPLMKSDIQIAQEAVLKPISAIAESVGLTLDDIEQYGKYKAKLSYEAIDKLAVKQDGKVILVTSINPTPAGEGKSTVTVGLGDALNQLGKRTMIAMREPSLGPTMGIKGGATGGGYSQVLPMEDINLHFTGDIHAITSANNALSALIDNHIHQGNSLNIDARRIVWKRALDLNDRALRKVVIGLGGPVQGVPREDGFDITVASEIMAVLCLSNDLEDLKSRLAKMVVAYTYDKEPVKVEDLGVEGALALLLKDALKPNLVQTIEHSPALIHGGPFANIAHGCNSIAATKTAAKLADFVVTESGFGADLGAEKFLNIKTRASGIQPSAVVVVATIRALKMHGGAPKANLHLEDLQALEKGLENLKKHTETIEKFGLPFVVAINRFALDTDLELKFLAEWCEKQGMEVALTEVWEHGGKGGIQLAQAVLSQIEKNENNFNYLYELTDTIEEKVNSIVKNVYGGSGIEFSSKALRQMHEIEKNGWSGLPICMAKTQYSLSDNPGLLGRPSNFKIQVRELQPKLGAGFIVALTGDVMTMPGLPKKPAALEMDVDNTGKAAGLF
- a CDS encoding AIM24 family protein; amino-acid sequence: MEDRYSIDEFIQKTQQQDKGQGLFELETPRFLEVNLNGEVWAKSGSMVSYRGNVKFVREGIFEHGIGKMFKKALTGEGTSLMKAAGNGKLYLADQGKKVSIIQLNGESLVVNGNDLLVFESNIRWDIKLMKRIAGMLSGGLFNVKLEGTGLVAITSHYEPLTLIVEPGNPVYTDPNATVAWSGNLQPDFVTDISFKTFLGRGSGESIQMKFEGNGFVVVQPFEEVYFSQQN
- a CDS encoding class I SAM-dependent methyltransferase, which translates into the protein MMDEWRKMAEAAWNDKADLWNSNSVEMWNAGSRKDIIPFFKEFVPEEGHIGDLGCGDGYGSYLLSQNGYRVTGMDLSPRMIELANQNQSENERLSFIQGDLTNPPFKEAQLDGIMAINSLEWTKDPLSVLKEIHRITKPESYALFGILGPTAHPRKNSFGRLRGEKVICNTMMPWEFEQLAQENGWKKIAEHHVYKRGVDTHFARQLSSELKQALTFMTLFMLQKQNLKG
- a CDS encoding DUF3892 domain-containing protein, whose amino-acid sequence is METIEKVQRNHLGNIISFETSSGRIISYQKAIQEIENGLITDVSIQVNADGSERIDSVAGDDPDFNEFPPIF
- the cspD gene encoding cold-shock protein CspD codes for the protein MQNGKVKWFNNEKGFGFIEVEGGDDVFVHFTAIQGEGFKSLEEGQEVSFEIVEGNRGPQAANVVKL
- a CDS encoding reverse transcriptase-like protein produces the protein MNAKIIWLYKGPVTIELESEFIPFEKIEVLLKDINRTGRVKDITIEDEMGNKWNQKEFSKLQSKVEEEAHNVVVYFDGGYNKDERIAGVGVVIYYEKGNDSWRIRMNERLEQLESNNEAEYAALYTSLSVLQELDVAKIPCTFRGDSHVVLNQLSGEWPCFDDQLNKWLDRIEEKIKELGIKFIAEPIHRNENKEADKLASQAIENISVYSHAQINQSDE
- a CDS encoding zinc-finger domain-containing protein, with the protein product MKRQEIFTEVEEILSKYCNECFLKAHHRKEYGKSFAHKFCIKQCTVGQQLKKYGDRLS